One window of Trichoderma breve strain T069 chromosome 3, whole genome shotgun sequence genomic DNA carries:
- a CDS encoding histidine biosynthesis protein domain-containing protein, translating to MTRFRPCIDLHAGQVKQIVGGTLDSSSEALQTNHVSQHPAEYFAQLYRDNELEGAHVIMLGGGNDGAAKQALQAWPGRLQVGGGIKDTNAKEWIDAGAEKVIITSYLFPDGHFSQQRLDAVLGALGGDKAKLVIDLSCRRQGEKWFVAMNKWQTLTDMEINQESIKLLEPYCSEFLIHAADNEGLQRGIDEKLVERLAEWCSIPVTYAGGGRQLEDLETVKRLSRGKVDLTIGSALDCFGGTGVKFDDCVQWNRSQGV from the exons ATGACGCGCTTTCGTCCCTGCATTGACCTGCATGCCGGCCAGGTGAAGCAGATTGTCGGCGGCACCCTGGACAGCTCATCCGAGGCCCTTCAGACAAACCACGTATCGCAGCATCCGGCGGAGTATTTTGCGCAGCTGTACAGGGACAATGAGCTTGAGGGCGCTCATGTGATTATGCTGGGCGGGGGAAACGATGGCGCTGCGAAACAGGCTCTGCAGGCATGGCCTGGAAGACTCCAAGTGGGAGGCGGCATCAAGGATACGAATGCAAAGGAGTGGATTGATGCGGGAGCAGAAAAG GTCATCATCACGTCCTATCTCTTCCCGGATGGCCATTTCAGCCAGCAGAGACTGGATGCTGTTCTCGGGGCTCTAGGAGGAGACAAGGCGAAGCTGGTCATTGATCTCAGCTGTCGCCGTCAGGGGGAGAAATGGTTTGTTGCCATGAACAAGTGGCAGACGCTGACAGACATGGAAATCAATCAAG AGTCAATAAAGTTGCTGGAGCCCTACTGCTCAGAGTTTCTCATCCACGCTGCGGACAATGAAGGGCTGCAAAGGGGGATTGACgagaagcttgttgagcGTCTGGCAGAGTGGTGCTCTATTCCGGTCACATATGCCGGCGGAGGTCGGCAATTGGAGGATTTAGAAACGGTCAAGAGGCTGAGCCGGGGTAAAGTCGATCTCACGATAGGGAGTGCTTTGGATTGTTTCGGCGGGACGGGCGTCAAGTTTGATGATTGCGTGCAGTGGAATAGGAGCCAGGGGGtctga
- a CDS encoding amino acid permease domain-containing protein — translation MEDYSNDPKHDLTPEAAALAQLGHKQELKRNFSLISMLGLAFAILNTWTALAASITLALPSGGASSVIWGLIVAGICNLCQAASLAEFLSAYPTAGGHYVTGWINVSGWVALSATGGLLGSTFIVNIISLLHPDYEPKAWHQFLIYIGFALIALVINAFMTRILPLFTKAAFFWSVAGFVIISITVLATASPDYQSGEFVYGNFINEVGWPDGMAWLLGLLQGAFALTGFDAVAHMIEEIPEPHKEGPKIMLYCIGIGMFTGFIFLTALLFCIKDVDDVISAAYGPLLQIFMDATNSKAGSVCLLMFPLVCMLFTTVTLVATSTRMSYAFARDKGMPFSSVFAQVHPTLDVPINALLWTVAWVIIFGCIFLGSSSTFNAITSASVVALGVTYAIPPAINVLRGRKMLPENRSFRIPEPFGWIMNIVGILWAILTTVLFVFPPELPVTPANMNYCIVAFGVILLISGGTWVFGGRKTYKGPVVDIQGMFHGTVDGLDGLEGLDAAAQSDSVREDHSAEKK, via the exons ATGGAAGACTACAGCAACGACCCCAAACATGACCTCACCCCAGAGGCTGCCGCCCTGGCACAACTGGGTCACAAGCAGGAACTCAAGCGGAATTTCTCCCTGATTTCTATGCTGGGtcttgcctttgccatccTCAACACATGGacggccttggcagcttcaatTACACTCGCTCTCCCCTCCGGCGGCGCTAGTTCCGTCATCTGGGGTCTGATCGTGGCCGGTATCTGCAATCTGTGCCAGGCTGCTTCTCTCGCCGAGTTCCTTTCCGCCTACCCCACAGCTGGAGGTCA CTATGTGACTGGGTGGATCAATGTATCCGGCTGGGTTGCTCTTAGTGCCACCGGTGGTTTGCTTGGCAGCACATTCATCGTGAACATCATTTCGCTGCTTCACCCCGACTATGAGCCTAAGGCTTGGCATCAATTCCTGATTTACATCGGCTTCGCTCTCATTGCCTTGGTCATCAATGCTTTCATGACCAGAATTCTGCCTCTCTTCACCAAGGCCGCGTTCTTCTGGTCGGTTGCCGGCTTCGTCATTATCAGCATTACGGTTTTGGCTACCGCGTCCCCGGATTACCAGTCTGGCGAGTTTGTCTACGGCAACTTCATCAATGAGGTTGGCTGGCCTGATGGAATGGCTTGGCTGCTCGGATTGCTGCAGGGAGCATTTGCCCTGACAG GTTTCGATGCGGTTGCCCACATGATTGAGGAAATTCCGGAGCCACACAAGGAGGGCCCCAAGATCATGCTCTACTGCATCGGCATTGGCATGTTCACTGGATTCATCTTCCTCACcgcgctgctcttctgcATCAAGGACGTCGACGACGTCATCAGTGCTGCTTACGGTCCGCTGCTGCAGATCTTCATGGACGCAACCAACAGCAAGGCTGGCAGTGTGTGCCTCCTCATGTTCCCCCTCGTCTGCATGCTTTTCACCACCGTCACCCTGGTCGCCACCAGCACCCGAATGAGCTACGCTTTCGCTCGTGACAAAGGAATGCCCTTCAGCAGTGTCTTCGCTCAGGTGCACCCCACTCTCGACGTCCCTATCAACGCTCTGCTCTGGACTGTGGCTTGGGTCATCATCTTtggctgcatcttcttgGGCTCTAGCAGcaccttcaacgccatcacaTCGGCATCCGTTGTGGCTCTTGGTGTCACCTATGCCATTCCCCCGGCGATCAACGTCCTCCGAGGCCGAAAGATGCTCCCGGAGAATCGCTCTTTCAGGATTCCCGAGCCTTTCGGCTGGATTATGAACATT GTTGGAATCCTTTGGGCTATCTTGACCACCGTCTTGTTCGTGTTCCCTCCGGAGCTTCCCGTCACCCCTGCCAACATGAACTACTGCATTGTCGCCTTTGGCGTCATTCTCCTCATTTCGGGCGGTACTTGGGTTTTCGGCGGCCGAAAGACGTACAAGGGACCTGTCGTGGACATCCAAGGCATGTTCCACGGCACCGTTGACGGCTTGGATGGCCTGGAGGGCCTGGACGCCGCTGCGCAGTCGGATAGCGTGCGTGAGGATCACTCTGcggaaaagaaataa
- a CDS encoding NADH:flavin oxidoreductase / NADH oxidase family domain-containing protein, which translates to MISPRASGYPHSPGIWTNEQVAAWKAVTAAVHAQGSRIYLQIGALGRVANPRVLEEDAVLFGLPRDSVRFAAPSSIPCSKGHPTPAELTTEEINTLVKDFATAARRAVFDAEFDGVEVHGGYGYLIDQFIQDTSNQRTDCYGGSVENRSRFALEVMRAVVDAVGPERSAIRLSPWCSWQGMRMHDPMPQFIYLIQQLRGLKLAYLHLVEAFRARQTNSAEALFGDSNDILIRMWGMTSPIVLNHGFDATSAIEAIERYIGVADIAVSIGAPFMSNPDLVYRIKKGIPLTLPDRSKSHSVIDPDGYITYPFSDEWKAEQDARLRETNLGILRSVMEFYSTY; encoded by the coding sequence ATGATATCTCCTCGTGCGTCTGGCTACCCACACTCTCCTGGAATCTGGACGAATGAACAAGTTGCGGCATGGAAAGCCGTCACAGCCGCTGTTCATGCTCAGGGGTCGCGAATCTACCTTCAGATCGGGGCTCTTGGCCGAGTCGCAAACCCCAGAGTACTAGAAGAAGACGCAGTCTTGTTTGGTCTGCCTAGAGACTCGGTCAGATTTGCCGCTCCAAGCTCAATACCTTGTAGCAAAGGGCATCCGACACCTGCAGAGCTGACCACGGAAGAGATCAATACCCTGGTAAAAGATTTTGCTACGGCCGCAAGGCGCGCCGTATTTGATGCTGAGTTTGATGGAGTCGAAGTCCACGGCGGTTATGGCTACCTCATCGACCAGTTCATCCAAGACACATCGAACCAGCGCACAGATTGTTACGGCGGCAGTGTTGAGAACCGCTCCCGGTTTGCACTCGAAGTCATGCGCGCGGTTGTGGATGCCGTTGGCCCTGAGCGTTCTGCAATTCGTTTGTCGCCATGGTGTTCCTGGCAGGGAATGAGGATGCACGATCCCATGCCACAGTTCATCTATCTTATCCAGCAACTCCGCGGCCTAAAACTCGCATATCTACACTTGGTAGAGGCTTTTAGAGCTCGGCAGACAAACTCTGCAGAAGCTTTATTCGGCGACAGCAATGACATTCTCATCCGTATGTGGGGAATGACAAGCCCAATCGTCTTGAACCACGGTTTTGATGCCACAAGCGCCATCGAGGCTATCGAGAGATATATCGGGGTGGCCGACATTGCGGTGTCTATTGGCGCGCCCTTCATGTCGAATCCAGACCTCGTCTATCGCATCAAGAAAGGAATACCTCTAACGCTGCCAGACCGGTCCAAGTCGCACTCAGTAATAGATCCAGATGGTTATATCACCTATCCTTTTTCAGATGAGTGGAAGGCAGAACAAGACGCGAGGCTACGCGAGACAAACCTTGGCATTTTGCGATCAGTGATGGAATTTTATTCGACATACTAG